The stretch of DNA GTTTGCAACCACTGTGGATTCAGAAGCAGGTTGGCTTGGGTTCAACCTTACGGCCCAGGACGGTTAACCGCGGTTACCATGGTTGCAAACCGCAAAAACCGcacaaaatttatcaaaagtttatttttgccATCAGACACTAAAAGCTTCCACGATTTATGGTTTTTCTGCACATGGAAGAGTCCTTGATCTGAAGTCTACACACATGCTTAAGACTAAAGACATTCATAATTGTCAGTAGTATAAATGTTGCATCTGAAAGCACAGTTGGCTTCTCCATCAATTCAGACAGACTGAAGATGAAAATCAGACCCATCACCATGAGCCTCCATTCCTTCATCCCATCAGTTTCAGTACAAGGGACTAGGAAGCAACACGTCACAGAGCTGATTGTCTGAACATACTTTCAGAGATCAAGCAGCTGACcaattcaggaaaaaaaaaaggctgaaAATTAGGGTctcaaaaacattttcattgcACCATTTTCACCTGTCTTTAAAGAAATGCAACAAGGTGCATCCATTcatttagagagagagagagagagagaggcataTATCATATAACACTTCCCCCATACATACTGCACAAGGCAATGTTTCCAGAGATCAATCGAAGATAGCGAGAAACGTTTGGAGCAAAATTCCACACATACCTTATTGGAACTATAAGGAAAAAACAATACATTAACAACAGTGGAATTCCAATACAACATAAAATCATCAACATTTATCCATGATGAAAAAGACTGATATGAGCAACTTAACATACAATCTCCACTTGTCTTGAACCTAAATTTTGTTACAGTTGTACCATAGTATGCTCTCTACAACTAATGCTACTACGGAAATTTCACAGCATCTGGACAGAACAAACAACAGATGACATATCAGTCACTAAATCATGTGTTCTGATAAGTCCAGCTGATCAGGCATGCAAAACTTGAGAAGATCAGGACCCTATTCTTCGAGTCAGTTTTCGCTGGGTTTCAAGATATCACCAAGATTCACATGCAAGCTGTTCCTCATTGTTCTCCTTCCTGCTCCACCAGCATTGCCCTTTCTCATCATCGCAGCAAATTCACTGTAATCAATTTGTCCATCCTGAAAACCAATTCAACAATTAAGTGAAAAGCTAAAGCAGACAAGTATTGAggtggaaaaagaaaaggaaagaagaccaACGTTATTTTGATCcacatctttgatcatatccTCAAGATGAACATCAGAAATGCCAAACTGCTCACAGGCTTGTGAGAGTTCATCAATGGTTATGAAGCCACTTCCATCCTTATCAAAGAAGGAGAACGCTGACACCAagttttcctccctctccagCTTATTCATGTGCAATGTAGCTGCTAAGAATTCACCGTAGTCAATGGTTCCGCTGTTGTCAATATCAGCCTAGAACAGATAAACAAAGTCAAATTTACAATCTCAATGGTGTGTACTATAGTATAAAACTCTAAGCATTTTATCTTTCAATAAATATGAAACAGTATATTAAAAAAGACAGTAGCTTACAGCATCCATTAGAGCCTGGATTTCTGGTTCCATTAGATCTGAGCCCACCCTTTTCAGGCcattcttcagttcatcataaGTTATTGTCCCACTATTGTCAGTATCAATCATTTTAAACAATTCCTTCAAACCTCCTATCTCTTCTTCAGATAGGCTTTCAGCAATAACCTGCAAGAAAATAAGATGCTTAGTCACTGAAGAGTTCTAGGTTCGAGTTCAAGCATCCTGAACCATGGTGCCATCTGTATTGAGCACATTTGCAGTCTTATGTGATACTAGCTATTCAGTGAGATGACAGTTGAGAAAGATCCAATTGAACAGAACTGCACATCTTAGATAAATGAGGAAGAGACAAGGCCTAATAATATTATCGTTACACGATAATTCATCTATGCAAGTCTTAATCTTCTCAATTGAAAATGTGCAAATGGTTATGACATAAGGTCAACTAGAAACTTCCATTTTGAGTGAAATTCTTTCTAGTCTTAATATTTTGCACTCTGTTAACAGGACTGCAAGACTAACCAGCTAagacatgaaaaacatatgtTCTTAGTTAACTTGAATGAAAGGTTCAAAATATAGAGTTAACTTGAATGCATCGAACAAATAAGGCAACATGAATAGAAGTGAGGCTCATTAATCTAATGCAGTGCTAATGGAGTACTGAATTTAGTACACAAAACGGGTCaattggaaaaataaacttagcaCGCAAATCAGCTACATGAGAGATCCCCATACCCTCAGTGCCATCTTCTTGAGTTTGTTCATTGCAGAAAAGTGTTTCAGCCTTGACAAAACAGCAGAATCAATAGGCTTATCAGGTGCCACAGCATCATCAACAATCCACGGATGACCTGGCATAGACAATGTGGTTCTTAGTAAAATACACTTCCATGACATAGGTTCTTAAACACACACACCAACTCtcgaagagggagagggaacaAAAAAGACTTACAGAGAACCTCATGAGCAGTCAATCTCTTTGTAGGATCTCGGATAAGCATCTTACGGACTAGATCTTTAGCACTATCAGATATACTAGGCCATGGTTCAGATTCACAATCAAGTTTGCCTCTCAGAATCTGCCTGAAGATTCCAGATTCAGTTtctgcaaaaagaaaatttaaccTATGTAAACATGGTAATTTCATTATCACAATTCAATATCCAGAAACAGCGGATAATTTTACCTGCCCAAAATGGGGGCACACCGCACAGCAAAATGTACAGAATTACTCCAGCACTCCAGACATCAGCTTCTGGGCCATAGCATTTCTGAAGTACCTCAGGTGCGACATAATAAGGGCTCCCAACAACATCAGAAAATTTGTCGCCTGAAGAAATGTAAAGGAAAATTATTCTCTGTCAACAGACTTTGAGTGTGAATTTGGACTTTTAATTGGTTGTATCTAATAAATACAAGCAAATGCGCATGAGCTAAATACTTCACTCCCTGATGAATAACAGGAAATTCTTGTCCATAGGCAAGGTTCCATTTTGACATAAGgttaaatttagcttatactGCATAACTATCAAAGGTAACACGGAGGGGCACCCATTTTGACATAAGGGCCACACTTCACTCAAAGGCAAGGCTCTAAATATCAAGCAGTGTTGATCACCCACCTAGTAGCAACTATACTGCATAACTGGCCTGACCATACAAACCAGTAAATTAGTAATCATAAGGTAACACGGAGGGGCACCTGTTCCTTTTGCAGCATATCATACAGCATAGCATAACCATTTTTTAGACTCTGCTTGAATGAATGGtactgccaaaaaaaatcaccgtATGCAATATAGCTCATGTCCAAATTGTGAAATGGGTATTCAGTGGCAGGATTGTCTACTGAAATTGGTATAGCTATGCTGGAAGAGTTTTAtttcagaaaagaaaggaTCAGAGTATAGAATGCTTTTCAGGAAAGTTAAGCCTTTCAAAGTTGAAGACAAGAATGTGCTTTCTGGTACCACAGAGTTTGTCAAGTGCCTCTACTAGCTGATACAGCGCTTAACCAAGTGCATGTTCTGCACGTCCACATATGAACTTAAACACCTAAAGTTTGATTTGATATGCTATGAACTCATATCAGGCCACAAGAATAATCATCCATCTAACCATCACTGTTAAAACTGGAAGTCATTTTCAAATCCCATGACATTTCACTGGAATTTGACGAGGACAATGCTATATAGACACATTCACCCTCACATCCTAGTGATAACTGCTACTGGTGATCACATAAATTTCCCTCAAAAAGTTGTAGCTTATGAAAATTACCAAAAGAAGCGCAGCTACAAAATCTGATGGCATGTTATGATTATATACCAACAAGCAGAAATGCCTTAGAAAATCAAACCAATCAGACCACAGGAATACTCCTTTCCAACCATTTACAGTAGCATTACTGATgtatgtaaaattaaaaattatatctacCATCGATAATACTCAACCGATGACTACTGTAAATTCCAACCTACAATTTTGGCATGGTTTCAATCCAGTACAATTGCTCCTATCATATAAACCTGAGGACACTTTTAACAGCATAATGAGCCATCCAATATATGTAAACACAATGTTAGTGAGCCCACTATCTGCCATAATTACACTAGGCTGATGCCGTTGTTGGATCAAACAGCAAAATTAAAGTTACGCTACGCTGCCAAATTGATCAAAGTATGAAAAAGATCGAAGACACTCACCGGGCTTGTAGAACACAGAGAGCCCAAAATCGGTGGCCTTGAGCGGGGCGTCCTCGGCGGTGCTGGCGAAGAGGAAATTCTCCGGCTTGAGGTCCCGGTGCATGACGCCGAGCGAGTGGCACCCCTCGACCACCCCGACGATCGTCCTGATGagctgcgcggcggcgcgctcgcTGTAGTGGCCCTTGGCGACGATGCGGTCgaagagctcgccgccggcgcagagCTCCATGACAATGTGCACGAAGAGCGCGTCCTCGTAGGCGCCGCGGATGCGGACGACGTTGGGGTGCTCGGAGAGGTGGTGCATGATCTGGATCTCGCGCCACACGTCCTCGTAGTCCTCCCGGCACAACAGCTTCCGCTTGGGGATGGACTTGCACGCGtactcgccgccgtccgccttGCCCACGCACAGGTACGTCGTCCCGAACTGCCCCTGCCCGAGCTTCTTCCCGATGCGGTAGTGGTCCCGCACGTTCGCCGTCTTGTGCGGCAGCACCGACGCCGGCCGCCCCACCGACGGCgccgtcaccggcggcggcagccgcggGTGGTGCGCGTTCGCCGCCCCGCCCTTCTCCCTCCCCGGCCCATGCGGCTGCGGGTCCGGCTGCATTGCCGATCGAAATCGGAAGCTTCCTCTTGCGAttctcgcctcctcctcctcgaaaTTCCTACGGATTTGGATTGAACaacgccaaaaaaaaatactggatCTCGCGGCGGGGGGGCCTCTCGCCTCGGCCGATTCTCGGATGAACACGACACGATCTGTGGCTACCAAGAAGCTTTAGGTGAGGTTTATGGCGGCCAAAGGGAAGGAGGAAATGCAAAGCAATGGGATtgattgcttgcttgcttgctcgcTCCCCCCTTTTCTCCCCCTTCTGGGGCGGTGGATTCTTGCAGGGATTCCAGGTGGTGGTCACATGCAAAGATCAGATTTTTTCCTCCATGTGAGGCTGGATTGGGATCAAAAGAACCGGCTTTGATGATTAATTCGATTGGGGTTTGCGAATGGGAATGGAGCTTTGGATTATTAGGGCATGTGGGGGAGCATGCCGACGATGGTTATCTTCTCCTttcttgagagagagagagaagagagag from Oryza brachyantha chromosome 12, ObraRS2, whole genome shotgun sequence encodes:
- the LOC102713507 gene encoding calcium-dependent protein kinase 28, with the translated sequence MQPDPQPHGPGREKGGAANAHHPRLPPPVTAPSVGRPASVLPHKTANVRDHYRIGKKLGQGQFGTTYLCVGKADGGEYACKSIPKRKLLCREDYEDVWREIQIMHHLSEHPNVVRIRGAYEDALFVHIVMELCAGGELFDRIVAKGHYSERAAAQLIRTIVGVVEGCHSLGVMHRDLKPENFLFASTAEDAPLKATDFGLSVFYKPGDKFSDVVGSPYYVAPEVLQKCYGPEADVWSAGVILYILLCGVPPFWAETESGIFRQILRGKLDCESEPWPSISDSAKDLVRKMLIRDPTKRLTAHEVLCHPWIVDDAVAPDKPIDSAVLSRLKHFSAMNKLKKMALRVIAESLSEEEIGGLKELFKMIDTDNSGTITYDELKNGLKRVGSDLMEPEIQALMDAADIDNSGTIDYGEFLAATLHMNKLEREENLVSAFSFFDKDGSGFITIDELSQACEQFGISDVHLEDMIKDVDQNNDGQIDYSEFAAMMRKGNAGGAGRRTMRNSLHVNLGDILKPSEN